In the genome of Chlamydia trachomatis A/HAR-13, one region contains:
- a CDS encoding ABC transporter substrate-binding protein: MLLRKFCGYLFCSSLVCSFISVIVVSFRSEPITPSIAIFSSFSHNSLSECIESCQKELTSFGNMPTISLFNAEDNVVKARKIARTLHKDPNVVMIITLGPIATKVMSQIETQKPIIYAVVPAGEALRFPKEQVNIYGVNDSVDTNQCCFAIHAVTNNANSLVYLQPHEPFPSSLQEEITNKLRASGIKVTELPISAANMSSRIQFIAENRPSAVFFPLSSLSEKMGTTLIKSILKENIPLITDDSSLVMEGACAACSVDYKLSGKQIACIVRYLLSKKNNEEHLNQISAEPILSKITFNEEIIRFLGLPFNMAPAHQFISFHSADNTGLVTLQIP, from the coding sequence ATGCTTTTGCGAAAATTTTGTGGCTATCTTTTTTGTAGTTCCCTAGTTTGTTCTTTTATTTCCGTCATTGTTGTTTCCTTTCGTTCAGAACCAATAACGCCTAGCATTGCTATCTTCTCTTCCTTTTCCCATAATTCTCTTAGTGAATGCATAGAGAGTTGTCAAAAAGAACTGACCAGCTTTGGGAACATGCCCACTATCTCTCTATTTAATGCTGAGGATAATGTAGTCAAAGCAAGAAAAATCGCTCGCACCCTTCATAAAGACCCTAATGTTGTCATGATCATTACTTTAGGCCCCATTGCAACTAAAGTAATGAGTCAAATCGAAACACAAAAACCGATCATTTATGCTGTTGTCCCTGCAGGAGAAGCTCTCCGATTCCCAAAAGAGCAGGTTAATATATACGGGGTTAATGATAGCGTAGACACAAACCAATGTTGTTTCGCGATTCATGCGGTAACCAACAACGCGAATTCGTTGGTTTATCTACAACCCCACGAACCTTTCCCTTCTTCCTTACAGGAAGAAATTACAAATAAACTCCGCGCGTCAGGCATTAAAGTGACAGAACTTCCTATTTCTGCAGCCAACATGTCGTCTCGCATTCAGTTTATTGCAGAAAATCGTCCTTCCGCAGTCTTTTTTCCTCTTTCTTCCTTATCAGAAAAAATGGGAACGACGCTCATTAAAAGCATCTTAAAAGAAAATATTCCTCTGATCACAGATGACTCTTCCCTTGTTATGGAAGGTGCTTGTGCAGCATGTAGCGTTGATTATAAACTATCAGGCAAACAAATAGCCTGTATCGTTCGTTATTTGCTCAGCAAGAAAAACAATGAAGAGCATTTGAACCAGATTAGCGCAGAGCCGATCCTTTCCAAAATTACTTTCAATGAGGAAATTATCCGGTTCTTAGGACTTCCATTTAATATGGCTCCGGCTCACCAATTTATCTCTTTCCACTCTGCAGATAATACTGGATTAGTGACTTTACAAATCCCTTAA
- a CDS encoding CT392 family protein, with translation MSSIQGTSGSSSERLPNSREDEGMNPEGVTPSGQTISFSAVGKSTSAEDIQQLALPIIQSDAMASSPSVGGAVGEVEVAEIIADVMEKNDANVQKLDEDMEALLQAISSSEEQLESPGVRNKSALKGTNRSNSHREEIARNQRLRSLSVRHGLAHNRHSLRRLARGIRHHAGLVTASFATLHKTLRAVPQEDLKSILGKDSDTVLARIHKLGLEVNEKGEWRLRANGEVGSINQSICNLARSAERLHDDGPLSINDQASEEEVTACCSAGRRACQFLQEHLMGALRAIYYQILRFFHWISRRVEVEPEDTDYYMRPGIFINPYASYLSSSPSVEDPRSLRDRLRDGGALSGEDTLFSMPQDESLDSESVSDDDRGFQ, from the coding sequence ATGTCTTCTATACAAGGAACATCGGGTTCTTCTTCTGAGAGGCTTCCCAATTCTAGGGAAGACGAGGGGATGAATCCCGAAGGGGTCACACCCTCTGGTCAGACTATTTCTTTCTCTGCTGTAGGGAAGAGTACCTCTGCAGAAGATATTCAGCAGCTTGCACTTCCGATTATTCAGTCGGATGCAATGGCATCTTCTCCAAGTGTGGGAGGAGCAGTTGGCGAGGTTGAAGTCGCTGAGATCATCGCGGATGTAATGGAGAAGAACGACGCGAACGTGCAGAAACTGGATGAAGACATGGAAGCTCTACTGCAAGCGATTTCTTCTAGTGAAGAGCAGCTAGAGTCTCCTGGGGTAAGAAATAAGAGCGCTCTGAAAGGAACAAATCGTTCTAATTCTCATCGAGAAGAGATAGCTAGAAACCAGAGACTCCGCTCCCTTTCTGTTCGTCATGGGCTTGCGCATAACCGACATTCATTAAGAAGATTAGCTAGAGGAATACGTCATCACGCAGGACTAGTAACCGCGTCTTTTGCAACACTACATAAAACGCTTCGTGCAGTTCCTCAAGAAGATCTCAAGTCCATTTTAGGTAAGGATAGCGATACGGTTCTAGCTCGCATACATAAGTTAGGATTAGAGGTCAATGAGAAAGGGGAGTGGAGACTTCGAGCCAACGGAGAGGTCGGCTCTATTAATCAATCTATCTGCAACTTAGCTCGTTCTGCGGAACGTTTACATGATGACGGACCTTTGAGCATTAATGACCAAGCTTCTGAAGAGGAGGTAACGGCATGCTGTTCTGCAGGAAGAAGAGCCTGTCAGTTTTTGCAAGAGCATTTAATGGGTGCTTTGCGAGCCATTTACTACCAGATCTTGCGTTTCTTTCATTGGATATCGAGGAGGGTAGAGGTTGAGCCTGAAGACACAGACTATTACATGCGTCCAGGCATATTCATTAACCCTTACGCGTCGTATTTAAGTTCTAGTCCTTCTGTGGAAGACCCTCGTTCTCTACGGGACCGCTTGCGGGATGGGGGAGCTCTGTCCGGAGAGGATACTCTATTCTCTATGCCTCAAGATGAGAGTTTAGATTCGGAATCCGTTTCCGATGATGATAGAGGATTTCAATAG
- a CDS encoding proline--tRNA ligase has protein sequence MRTSLLFYRTSKNANKEASVLSYELLQKAGYLFKTSKGIYSYTPLFQRVILKMTEIIREELNAIGGQEVCLPLLQPAELWEKTGRWKAFLSEKLLYVLKDRENKAMCLAPTHEEVVSEFVAQWLTGREQLPIHLYQIGTKFRDEIRPRFGLMRAKEFLMEDSYTFSDSPEQMEEQYAKLRLAYQRIFDRLNLKYVIVAADGGKIGKGKSEEFHVLCSLGEDTICVSGSYGANVEAAQAIPPSYVYDSNLLPVEEVATPNIRTIEDLEVFFNTPKHKILKTLVVKTRQKDSEKFFAICIRGDRQINLTKVASFLQVDDCELASEEEILKHLHVEKGFIGPLYCPIPCYADETTRPMTNFICANNQKDVHCKHMNWGRDIPLPAFGDFLLAEAGDLCPQNGGAPYEIFQGVEVAHIFNLGTRYTESFSVGFQDKNGDKQLCWMGTYGIGVGRTLAACIEQLADNKGLVWPLAVTPFSITILYNGGDTEGEATALQLYQSLNTEGFEPLLDDRNERLGFKLKDSDLLGIPYKLIIGKSFQSTGLLEIESRSGEKCNVSPENLLDWCSKNLPCHTRKIPPLQEQN, from the coding sequence ATGAGAACGTCCCTCCTGTTTTACAGAACTTCCAAAAATGCAAATAAAGAAGCCTCTGTTCTTTCCTACGAGCTTCTTCAGAAAGCAGGGTATCTTTTCAAAACATCTAAAGGGATTTACTCATACACACCTCTCTTCCAACGAGTTATCCTAAAAATGACCGAAATCATTCGTGAAGAACTCAATGCTATTGGAGGACAAGAGGTCTGTCTCCCTCTCCTGCAACCAGCAGAACTATGGGAAAAAACCGGTCGTTGGAAGGCCTTTTTATCGGAAAAATTACTCTATGTGCTTAAGGATAGAGAAAATAAGGCAATGTGTTTAGCCCCTACCCACGAAGAGGTTGTCTCTGAATTCGTGGCTCAGTGGCTAACAGGACGAGAACAGCTCCCTATCCACCTATACCAAATCGGAACCAAATTCCGAGATGAAATCCGACCTCGCTTTGGGCTTATGCGTGCCAAAGAGTTCTTAATGGAAGATAGCTATACTTTTTCTGACTCTCCAGAACAAATGGAAGAACAGTATGCAAAGCTACGTCTAGCTTACCAGCGCATCTTTGATCGATTAAATCTCAAATATGTAATTGTTGCTGCAGATGGAGGGAAAATTGGTAAGGGGAAATCTGAGGAATTCCATGTTCTCTGCTCTTTAGGAGAAGACACGATCTGTGTGAGTGGGTCTTACGGAGCGAATGTAGAAGCAGCACAAGCAATCCCTCCATCCTATGTTTACGATTCAAACCTTCTACCTGTAGAAGAAGTTGCGACTCCTAACATTCGAACAATTGAAGACTTAGAAGTCTTTTTTAACACCCCTAAACATAAAATACTGAAAACTTTAGTTGTTAAAACTCGCCAAAAAGACTCGGAGAAATTCTTTGCGATTTGTATCCGAGGGGATCGTCAGATCAACTTAACCAAAGTTGCATCTTTCCTACAAGTTGATGACTGCGAGCTGGCTTCTGAGGAAGAGATCCTTAAGCATCTTCATGTTGAAAAAGGATTTATCGGACCTTTATACTGTCCTATCCCCTGTTATGCAGACGAAACAACGCGCCCAATGACTAACTTCATCTGCGCAAACAACCAAAAAGACGTGCACTGCAAGCATATGAACTGGGGACGCGATATCCCTCTTCCAGCTTTCGGAGACTTTCTTTTAGCAGAAGCTGGAGACCTTTGTCCTCAAAATGGAGGAGCTCCCTATGAAATTTTCCAAGGCGTCGAAGTTGCTCATATCTTCAATCTGGGGACCCGCTATACGGAGAGCTTCTCCGTAGGGTTCCAGGATAAAAATGGAGATAAGCAGCTTTGCTGGATGGGGACATATGGTATTGGAGTAGGGAGAACCCTTGCTGCATGCATAGAACAGCTCGCTGATAACAAAGGACTGGTTTGGCCTTTAGCTGTAACTCCTTTCTCCATCACCATTCTCTATAACGGTGGTGATACGGAAGGAGAAGCCACCGCCTTACAACTTTATCAAAGCCTGAATACTGAAGGCTTTGAGCCTCTACTAGATGATCGCAATGAACGCCTTGGGTTTAAGTTAAAAGACAGCGATTTACTAGGTATCCCGTACAAATTGATCATTGGGAAGTCTTTCCAAAGTACAGGCTTATTAGAAATCGAATCACGCTCAGGAGAAAAATGTAATGTTTCTCCTGAAAACCTATTGGATTGGTGCTCTAAAAATCTTCCTTGTCATACAAGAAAGATCCCCCCACTCCAAGAACAAAACTAG
- the hrcA gene encoding heat-inducible transcriptional repressor HrcA — translation MENRIEMSQLRASKKDSKISYVLLMATKLYLESSQPVGSKLLKETYCSDLSSATIRNYFAQLETDGFLRKNHISGGRIPTDLAFRYYVDHNVPFLEQEEILAIQQKLTELPEYSKNIVKDLQKASEVLSDILQLPVCFSSPRFESDSVINIQLVAIDDQRVVFVLSTEFGQVFTDVLWLPEQLPENSLKRIEGFLQNYLRKQPSDGLLSQKEEDLGMVLYNEVVVRYLTRYCHFSEEDLYQTGLSRLLKYGTFKEPETLAQGLAFFENRKHMCQLLNTYLHKETPTAFIGRELADIVGNTDPSCAVITIPYYMDHTPLGAFGVLGPMNLPYQQVFGTLSLFTERLKVILTQSFYKFKLSFRRPCPTDPRCSQRPAELTRSSSIKLLPAKELS, via the coding sequence ATGGAAAATAGAATAGAAATGTCCCAACTGCGAGCATCGAAAAAAGATTCAAAGATTTCGTATGTTCTACTTATGGCCACTAAGCTCTACCTAGAGAGTAGCCAACCAGTAGGCTCGAAACTTCTTAAGGAAACTTATTGTTCCGATCTGAGTTCGGCAACGATACGAAATTACTTTGCTCAGCTTGAAACGGATGGATTTTTACGAAAGAATCATATCTCCGGAGGGAGGATCCCCACAGATCTAGCTTTTCGTTATTATGTGGATCATAACGTGCCTTTTCTTGAGCAAGAAGAAATCTTAGCAATCCAACAAAAACTGACAGAGCTTCCGGAATACAGCAAAAATATCGTAAAGGATCTGCAAAAAGCCTCAGAGGTGCTCTCCGATATTCTGCAACTCCCTGTCTGCTTCTCTTCACCTCGTTTTGAAAGCGATTCCGTTATTAATATTCAACTCGTAGCTATAGATGATCAACGCGTAGTCTTTGTACTCTCAACTGAGTTTGGGCAAGTTTTTACAGATGTCCTTTGGCTACCTGAACAACTACCTGAGAACTCTTTAAAAAGAATTGAGGGTTTTCTACAAAATTACTTACGCAAACAACCTTCCGATGGTCTTCTTTCTCAAAAAGAAGAAGATTTAGGGATGGTCTTGTATAATGAAGTTGTGGTCCGTTACCTTACTCGTTACTGCCATTTTAGCGAGGAAGATCTGTACCAAACAGGCCTATCCAGATTACTCAAATACGGAACTTTCAAAGAGCCTGAAACGCTCGCTCAAGGTCTCGCTTTCTTTGAAAACCGTAAACACATGTGTCAACTTTTAAATACTTACCTGCATAAGGAAACTCCTACCGCATTTATTGGTCGAGAGCTTGCTGATATCGTTGGGAATACCGATCCTTCGTGTGCAGTAATTACTATTCCTTATTACATGGACCATACTCCTTTAGGTGCTTTCGGTGTACTAGGTCCCATGAACCTGCCTTATCAACAGGTATTCGGCACACTGTCCTTATTCACAGAACGACTAAAAGTCATTCTAACTCAAAGTTTTTACAAGTTTAAATTGTCATTCAGAAGACCTTGCCCGACTGACCCTAGATGCTCACAAAGACCAGCAGAGTTGACTCGGAGCTCTTCTATAAAATTATTACCTGCTAAGGAGCTATCATGA
- a CDS encoding nucleotide exchange factor GrpE: MTETPNTSSEEIQTSEPSPDNELQVLQQENANLKAELQEQNDRYLMALAEAENSRKRLQKERTEMMQYAVENTLMDFLPPIESMEKALGFASQASEEVKNWAIGFQMILQQFKQIFEEKGVVEYSSKGELFNPYLHEAVEIEETTTIPEETILEEFTKGYKIGDRPIRVAKVKVAKLPAKGNSDSNEEKE; this comes from the coding sequence ATGACAGAAACCCCAAATACCTCGTCGGAAGAAATTCAGACTAGCGAGCCTTCACCTGACAATGAACTCCAAGTGCTCCAGCAAGAAAACGCCAATTTAAAGGCTGAGCTGCAAGAACAGAATGATCGATATCTGATGGCTCTCGCTGAAGCAGAAAACTCAAGAAAACGACTACAGAAAGAACGCACAGAAATGATGCAGTATGCTGTAGAAAATACTCTTATGGATTTCCTTCCTCCTATCGAAAGTATGGAAAAGGCTTTGGGATTCGCTTCTCAAGCCTCTGAAGAAGTAAAAAATTGGGCTATAGGATTCCAAATGATCCTTCAACAATTTAAGCAAATCTTCGAAGAGAAAGGTGTGGTTGAATATTCCTCGAAAGGAGAACTATTTAATCCGTACCTGCATGAAGCTGTAGAAATCGAAGAAACCACAACAATTCCAGAAGAGACTATCTTGGAGGAATTTACTAAAGGTTATAAGATAGGAGATCGTCCTATTCGCGTAGCCAAAGTGAAAGTAGCAAAACTTCCTGCTAAAGGAAACTCAGACAGTAACGAAGAAAAAGAATAA
- the dnaK gene encoding molecular chaperone DnaK: protein MSEKRKSNKIIGIDLGTTNSCVSVMEGGQPKVIASSEGTRTTPSIVAFKGGETLVGIPAKRQAVTNPEKTLASTKRFIGRKFSEVESEIKTVPYKVAPNSKGDAVFDVEQKLYTPEEIGAQILMKMKETAEAYLGETVTEAVITVPAYFNDSQRASTKDAGRIAGLDVKRIIPEPTAAALAYGIDKEGDKKIAVFDLGGGTFDISILEIGDGVFEVLSTNGDTHLGGDDFDGVIINWMLDEFKKQEGIDLSKDNMALQRLKDAAEKAKIELSGVSSTEINQPFITIDANGPKHLALTLTRAQFEHLASSLIERTKQPCAQALKDAKLSASDIDDVLLVGGMSRMPAVQAVVKEIFGKEPNKGVNPDEVVAIGAAIQGGVLGGEVKDVLLLDVIPLSLGIETLGGVMTPLVERNTTIPTQKKQIFSTAADNQPAVTIVVLQGERPMAKDNKEIGRFDLTDIPPAPRGHPQIEVTFDIDANGILHVSAKDAASGREQKIRIEASSGLKEDEIQQMIRDAELHKEEDKQRKEASDVKNEADGMIFRAEKAVKDYHDKIPAELVKEIEEHIEKVRQAIKEDASTTAIKAASDELSTRMQKIGEAMQAQSASAAASSAANAQGGPNINSEDLKKHSFSTRPPAGGSASSTDNIEDADVEIVDKPE, encoded by the coding sequence ATGAGCGAAAAAAGAAAGTCTAACAAAATTATTGGTATCGACCTAGGGACGACCAACTCTTGCGTCTCTGTTATGGAAGGTGGCCAACCTAAAGTTATTGCCTCTTCTGAAGGAACTCGTACTACTCCTTCTATCGTTGCTTTTAAAGGTGGCGAAACTCTTGTTGGAATTCCTGCAAAACGTCAGGCAGTAACCAATCCTGAAAAAACATTGGCTTCTACTAAGCGATTCATCGGTAGAAAATTCTCTGAAGTCGAATCTGAAATTAAAACAGTCCCCTACAAAGTTGCTCCTAACTCGAAAGGAGATGCGGTCTTTGATGTGGAACAAAAACTGTACACTCCAGAAGAAATCGGCGCTCAGATCCTCATGAAGATGAAGGAAACTGCTGAGGCTTATCTCGGAGAAACAGTAACGGAAGCAGTCATCACCGTACCAGCTTACTTTAACGATTCTCAAAGAGCTTCTACAAAAGATGCTGGACGTATCGCAGGATTAGATGTTAAACGCATTATTCCTGAACCAACAGCGGCCGCTCTTGCTTATGGTATTGATAAGGAAGGAGACAAAAAAATCGCCGTCTTCGACTTAGGAGGAGGAACTTTCGATATTTCTATCTTGGAAATCGGTGACGGAGTTTTTGAAGTTCTCTCAACCAACGGGGATACTCACTTGGGAGGAGACGACTTCGACGGAGTCATCATCAACTGGATGCTTGATGAATTCAAAAAACAAGAAGGCATTGATCTAAGCAAAGATAACATGGCTTTGCAAAGATTGAAAGATGCTGCTGAAAAAGCAAAAATAGAATTGTCTGGTGTATCGTCTACTGAAATCAATCAGCCATTCATCACTATCGACGCTAATGGACCTAAACATTTGGCTTTAACTCTAACTCGCGCTCAATTCGAACACCTAGCTTCCTCTCTCATTGAGCGAACCAAACAACCTTGTGCTCAGGCTTTAAAAGATGCTAAATTGTCCGCTTCTGACATTGATGATGTTCTTCTAGTTGGCGGAATGTCCAGAATGCCTGCGGTACAAGCAGTTGTAAAAGAGATCTTTGGTAAAGAGCCTAATAAAGGCGTCAATCCAGATGAAGTTGTAGCGATTGGAGCTGCTATTCAGGGTGGTGTCCTCGGCGGAGAAGTGAAAGACGTTCTGTTGTTGGATGTGATTCCCCTCTCTTTAGGAATTGAGACTCTAGGTGGGGTCATGACTCCTTTGGTAGAGAGAAACACTACAATCCCTACTCAGAAGAAGCAAATCTTCTCTACAGCCGCTGACAATCAGCCAGCAGTGACTATCGTCGTTCTTCAAGGTGAACGGCCTATGGCGAAAGACAATAAGGAAATTGGAAGATTTGATCTAACAGACATTCCTCCTGCTCCTCGCGGCCATCCACAAATTGAGGTAACCTTCGATATTGATGCCAACGGAATTTTACACGTTTCTGCTAAAGATGCTGCTAGTGGACGCGAACAAAAAATCCGTATTGAAGCAAGCTCTGGATTAAAAGAAGATGAAATTCAACAAATGATCCGCGATGCAGAGCTTCATAAAGAGGAAGACAAACAACGAAAAGAAGCTTCTGATGTGAAAAATGAAGCCGATGGAATGATCTTTAGAGCCGAAAAAGCTGTGAAAGATTACCACGACAAAATTCCTGCAGAACTTGTTAAAGAAATTGAAGAGCATATTGAGAAAGTACGCCAAGCAATCAAAGAAGATGCTTCCACAACAGCTATCAAAGCAGCTTCTGATGAGTTGAGTACTCGTATGCAAAAAATCGGAGAAGCTATGCAGGCTCAATCCGCATCCGCAGCAGCATCTTCTGCAGCGAATGCTCAAGGAGGGCCAAACATTAACTCCGAAGATCTGAAAAAACATAGTTTCAGCACACGACCTCCAGCAGGAGGAAGCGCCTCTTCTACAGACAACATTGAAGATGCTGATGTTGAAATTGTTGATAAACCTGAGTAA
- a CDS encoding ribonuclease R family protein yields the protein MGKAKNKKKFLKNRKQVLVPGTLFVHSRKGFGFVSPDQPELYPFDIFISASDLKGALDGDHVLVALPFSLRGGEKRKGVIHKVLSRGKTVLVGTIVSLINPTLAMVCVNTIGPEHPLKAELLPKRTYKLGDRLLLKTPVWKENYPSKEPPPLAMLEFIGNISNAKTDFPVIKAEFSITEEFPDAVVQEASQFLQKHVTQALHSRKDLRDLLCFTIDSSSAKDFDDAVSLTYDHEGNYILGVHIADVSHYVTPNSALDREAAKRCNSIYFPGKVIPMLPSALSDNLCSLKPNVDRLAVSVFMTFSKEGFLSDYRILRSVIRSKYRMTYDEVDEIIEKKQTHPISKTILKMAELSRIFSDIREQRGCTRLVLPSFTMSLDNLQEPVALIENKQTAAHKLIEEFMLKANEVIAYHISHQGITMPFRTHEPPNEESLLVFQETAKAMGFTITQTPAQEPDYQYLLQETTAGHPLEPILHSQFVRSMKTASYSTENKGHYGLCLDYYTHFTSPIRRYVDLIVHRLLFHPLSVEEEHLEQIVRACSSQERIAAKAEGAFVNIKKARFLKKFIEEQPATLYKAFIITASPEGISFVLPEFCHEGFIPAAKLPQAYVLQTKIGLEELPEYLRPGAVISVQLASVTLLTQSIEWTLVEATTKAKAKRTSKKKKTESVTTKEKKKSPAKKKKGATKTKKGSGKN from the coding sequence GTGGGAAAAGCTAAAAACAAAAAGAAATTTCTAAAAAATAGAAAGCAAGTTCTGGTTCCTGGTACCTTATTCGTCCATTCTAGAAAGGGCTTTGGATTTGTATCCCCAGATCAACCGGAGTTATATCCTTTTGATATTTTCATCTCAGCTAGCGACTTAAAAGGTGCTTTGGATGGAGATCATGTTCTCGTGGCTCTCCCCTTTTCTCTTCGTGGAGGAGAAAAAAGAAAAGGGGTCATTCATAAAGTTCTTTCTCGAGGGAAAACAGTCTTAGTAGGGACTATTGTCTCTCTTATCAATCCAACTCTAGCTATGGTTTGTGTGAATACCATAGGCCCTGAACATCCTTTAAAAGCCGAGCTCTTACCTAAAAGGACTTACAAACTAGGAGATCGGTTGTTACTAAAAACTCCTGTGTGGAAGGAGAATTATCCCAGTAAAGAACCACCTCCCTTGGCTATGCTGGAATTTATAGGCAATATCTCTAATGCTAAGACAGATTTTCCTGTTATTAAAGCCGAATTCTCTATTACAGAAGAGTTCCCCGATGCAGTGGTACAGGAAGCTAGTCAGTTCTTACAAAAGCACGTAACACAAGCGTTACACTCGAGGAAAGATCTCCGAGATTTGTTATGTTTCACCATAGACTCTTCCTCTGCTAAGGACTTTGACGATGCAGTCTCACTAACTTATGATCATGAGGGAAACTATATTCTAGGTGTTCATATTGCGGACGTCTCCCACTACGTGACTCCAAATTCCGCTTTGGATAGAGAAGCTGCTAAACGGTGCAACTCGATCTACTTCCCTGGAAAAGTCATCCCTATGCTGCCTTCAGCCCTTTCTGACAATCTGTGCAGCTTAAAACCTAATGTGGATCGCTTAGCTGTATCCGTATTTATGACTTTCTCTAAAGAGGGATTCCTTTCTGACTACCGAATTTTGCGTAGCGTCATTCGTAGTAAATACCGTATGACATACGATGAGGTAGATGAAATTATCGAGAAAAAACAGACTCACCCTATTTCTAAAACCATTTTAAAGATGGCTGAATTGAGCCGTATTTTTTCTGACATCCGAGAACAACGTGGATGCACGCGTCTCGTTCTTCCTTCATTCACGATGTCTCTTGATAATTTACAAGAGCCTGTAGCCCTTATCGAAAACAAACAAACAGCTGCTCATAAACTCATTGAAGAGTTTATGCTGAAAGCGAATGAAGTGATAGCCTATCACATTTCCCATCAGGGAATAACCATGCCATTCCGCACACATGAACCTCCTAATGAAGAAAGTCTCCTTGTGTTTCAAGAGACAGCAAAGGCTATGGGCTTCACCATTACACAAACCCCGGCGCAAGAACCAGATTACCAATATTTATTGCAGGAAACGACTGCAGGCCATCCTTTGGAGCCAATCCTTCATTCTCAGTTTGTACGCAGTATGAAGACGGCTTCCTATTCTACGGAAAACAAAGGCCATTACGGTCTGTGCTTAGACTACTACACACACTTTACTAGCCCGATCCGCCGATACGTGGATTTGATCGTTCACCGACTGCTTTTCCATCCTCTCTCTGTAGAAGAAGAGCATCTTGAACAAATTGTTCGAGCCTGCTCATCCCAAGAACGCATTGCAGCGAAAGCTGAGGGAGCTTTTGTAAATATTAAGAAGGCTCGCTTCTTGAAAAAATTCATAGAAGAGCAGCCTGCAACTCTTTATAAAGCTTTCATTATTACGGCATCCCCGGAAGGGATCTCTTTTGTCCTCCCAGAATTTTGTCATGAAGGTTTCATTCCTGCGGCTAAACTACCTCAAGCGTACGTCCTTCAAACAAAAATAGGATTAGAAGAACTTCCTGAGTATTTGCGTCCTGGAGCTGTTATTTCTGTGCAACTGGCTTCTGTCACCTTGCTCACACAGTCTATCGAGTGGACGTTGGTTGAAGCCACAACTAAAGCTAAAGCAAAGCGTACCTCTAAAAAGAAAAAAACAGAATCTGTCACGACTAAAGAAAAGAAAAAGAGTCCTGCTAAAAAGAAAAAAGGAGCTACCAAAACGAAGAAGGGCAGTGGGAAAAATTAG
- the cdsZ gene encoding zinc ribbon domain regulatory protein CdsZ, which translates to MHDALQSILAIQELDIKMIRLMRVKKEHQNELAKIQALKTDIRRKVEEKEQEMEKLKDQIKGGEKRIQEISDQINKLENQQAAVKKMDEFNALTQEMTAANKERRTLEHQLSDLMDKQAGSEDLLISLKESLSSTENSSSAIEEEIRENIRKINEEGRSLLSQRTQLKETTDPELFSIYERLLNNKKDRVVVPIENRVCSGCHIALTPQHENLVRKQDHLVFCEHCSRILYWQELQSPSAEGATTKRRRRRTAV; encoded by the coding sequence ATGCATGACGCCCTCCAAAGTATTTTGGCTATCCAAGAGCTCGATATTAAAATGATCCGTTTAATGCGGGTCAAAAAAGAACATCAGAACGAGCTCGCTAAAATTCAAGCTTTAAAAACGGATATCCGTCGCAAGGTGGAAGAAAAAGAACAAGAAATGGAGAAGCTGAAAGATCAGATCAAAGGCGGAGAAAAACGTATTCAAGAAATTTCTGATCAGATCAATAAATTAGAAAATCAGCAAGCTGCTGTAAAAAAAATGGATGAGTTTAATGCTCTAACCCAAGAGATGACCGCAGCTAATAAAGAGCGTCGCACTTTGGAGCACCAACTTAGCGATCTTATGGATAAGCAAGCTGGTAGCGAAGATCTTCTTATCTCTCTGAAAGAAAGTCTCTCTTCTACGGAAAATAGTAGCAGTGCTATCGAAGAAGAAATTCGAGAGAATATTCGAAAAATTAATGAAGAAGGTCGTTCTTTACTAAGTCAGAGAACACAGCTGAAAGAAACGACAGATCCAGAATTATTTAGCATCTACGAGCGCTTGCTCAACAACAAGAAAGACCGAGTTGTTGTCCCTATCGAAAATCGTGTTTGCAGTGGCTGTCATATAGCTCTTACCCCGCAACATGAGAATTTGGTACGTAAACAAGATCATCTTGTATTTTGTGAACACTGCTCAAGAATTCTTTACTGGCAAGAGTTGCAATCTCCATCAGCAGAAGGCGCAACTACAAAACGTCGTCGTCGTCGTACTGCAGTATAA